A single Aythya fuligula isolate bAytFul2 chromosome 21, bAytFul2.pri, whole genome shotgun sequence DNA region contains:
- the VWA1 gene encoding von Willebrand factor A domain-containing protein 1, whose translation MLAEAALALGVWLQLAAGQEAPCRGAQPSISNAEGDILFLLDSSGSVSYYEFSKVKDFMWDLVQPFSFGPRDVQTSIIHISTTPTMEFPFDRYQSCDGVEQAIRDTRQLMGDTNTGQALSYAKEKFFSNEAGARPEVPKVLVWVTDGFSTDDISEPMQLLKDMGVTVFIVSTGRGNYLELSAAASQPPEKHLHFVDVDDLPIITEELRDAMLDVIQANRLHAVDITSSSFRLVWPELLSQETGYYSLEYAPTNNLAGKRTTQLSGAHTSFTVSNLTPETTYEVALVPESNVHYFPPQTTRVTTLAEEITPAQLLISESSPHSFQVSWAPTPDSVAAYQVLYGPLPGASAQLLEVDGKRNSTVVENLAPNTTYLVTVTAIYRSGKEKSLSAKACTQEEGSKVRHLRFQDMGSNTLKASWDAADGKVLGYRVRCRRQTGPSSLISVSPQIHSVLLTDLPSGTTNKVCVKPMYKNQAGKGLCRMVRMQPATEARGYRHRQRA comes from the exons ATGTTGGCCGAGGCAGCGCTTGCGCTCGGTGTCTGGCTGCAGCTggcggcggggcaggaggcaccTTGCAGAG GTGCCCAGCCCTCCATCTCCAACGCGGAGGGAGACATCCTCTTCTTGCTGGACAGCTCTGGCAGCGTCTCCTACTACGAGTTTTCCAAGGTGAAGGACTTCATGTGGGACCTCGTGCAGCCTTTCTCCTTCGGCCCCAGGGACGTGCAGACCAGCATCATCCACATCAGCACCACCCCCACCATGGAGTTCCCCTTCGACCGCTACCAGTCGTGCGACGGGGTGGAGCAAGCCATCCGCGACACCCGGCAGCTGATGGGTGACACCAACACGGGCCAAGCTCTCTCCTACGCCAAGGAGAAGTTCTTCAGCAACGAGGCCGGGGCCCGGCCGGAGGTGCCCAAGGTTCTGGTTTGGGTGACGGATGGTTTCTCCACCGACGACATCTCCGAACCCATGCAGCTCCTGAAGGACATGGGGGTGACGGTGTTCATCGTCAGCACCGGCCGGGGGAATTACCTGGAGCTCTCTGCGGCCGCCAGCCAGCCTCCCGAGAAGCACCTGCACTTTGTGGACGTGGACGACCTGCCCATCATCACGGAGGAGCTTCGGGACGCTATGCTAG ATGTTATCCAAGCCAATCGGCTCCACGCAGTGGATATCACCTCAAGCAGCTTCCGTCTGGTGTGGCCCGAGCTCCTCTCCCAAGAAACTGGCTACTACAGCCTAGAGTACGCCCCGACAAACAACCTGGCAGGCAAGAGGACAACGCAACTGTCTGGGGCTCACACCAGCTTCACAGTGAGCAACCTCACGCCAGAAACCACTTACGAGGTGGCTCTTGTTCCTGAATCCAACGTCCACTACTTCCCTCCCCAGACAACAAGGGTCACCACCCTGGCAG aGGAAATCACTCCAGCTCAGCTTCTCATCTCGGAGTCCAGCCCACACAGCTTCCAGGTCAGCTGGGCTCCGACGCCGGACAGCGTGGCCGCCTACCAGGTCCTGTACGGGCCTCTCCCCGGGGCCTCGGcgcagctgctggaggtggatGGCAAGAGAAACAGCACCGTGGTGGAGAACCTGGCACCCAACACCACCTACCTGGTGACGGTGACGGCGATCTACAGGTCAGGAAAGGAGAAATCCCTGTCAGCTAAAGCGTGCACGCAGGAAG AGGGCTCCAAAGTGAGGCACCTTCGCTTCCAAGACATGGGCTCCAACACCCTGAAAGCCTCCTGGGACGCCGCTGACGGGAAGGTCCTGGGCTACCGCGTCAGGTGCCGGCGGCAAACGGGCCCTTCGTCCCTCATCAGTGTGTCGCCGCAGATCCACAGCGTGCTCCTCACCGACCTGCCTTCGGGCACCACCAACAAAGTGTGCGTGAAGCCCATGTACAAAAACCAGGCCGGCAAGGGGCTGTGCCGCATGGTGCGCATGCAGCCGG CTACAGAAGCCCGAGGATATAGGCACAGACAGAGAGCATGA